The nucleotide window AACCAATCTATTGGTTTTATTATCCATATAAAGATAAACCAAATAACGTTTGCCTTTTTCCATTGGGCGCGCCTGCTCTTTGAACGGAACCAAAATATCCTTCTCCATGCCCCAGTCCATGAAAGCGCCAATTTGATTAATATAATTCACTCGCAACAGAGCGAATTCATTCAATAAAATATATGGTTCCAAAGTTGTTGCTATCGGGCGTTCTTCGTGATCCAGATACACAAAAACCACCAACTCCTCTCCTATTTCAAATTCATTTGGTACATATTTATTTGGCAACAATATATCGTGTTTTCCTTCTGGGTCATTTTCTGGGTCTCCCAAAAACAAACCCACTTTGGTATCACGCAATATAGTCAGCGTATTGTATTTTCCTATTTCAATCATTTTAATTCAGATTCTAAGTTGAAATTCCAACTAAGTTTAAGGCGCAAAGGTACAAACTTTGAAAATGGGATTTATAAAACATTTCCAATAAAAAAAGCGCCTGAAAAAGGCGCTTCCAAAATGACTTAAAATTAACTTAACCGAAAACACTTTCCCTTCCAAAATGTAGCGCCAGTAAATAATAAACCACCGCTCTGTACTTGTTTTTATTTGATTGTCCGTATTTTTCCAAAACAGCTTCGATTCCTTTTAACAGCTCTGGTCCGTCTTTTAAACCTAATTTTTTTATCAAAAAATTATTTTTCACCGTTGCTATTTCAGACTGCTGAGTTCCTGCTATGATCGAAGAATCCGGATTATATATTGATGGCCCGCATCCAATGGTCACTTTTGTCAATAAATCCATATCAGCAGTAATACCGCATTTTTCTTTCAAATCGGCTGCGTATTTCACTATTAATACATCTTTTGCACTCATAAAAATATATTTTAAGTTTACATATTTAATTTCGTAACTACTTCAAATTTAGTAATTTATTATCAACATGTGCGATTTTTATACATTAATTTTTAATGATTTTTTTTTAATACAAATTGACCTTTTTTTATTTATAAAAACTTGTAATAGCCTTTACCTCGAAGTCATATTAACATCATGCCATTAAGTTAAATTCTGTTTTCGTTACTAAGACTCCAAGTAAATGGTTCAAAATTTTGCTTCTTGGAGTCTAAAATAACATTGGAAAATCTTTTCTAGAAAAATTAAATTTTATAAGTTTCCAATAATAGTTTACACAAAAAAACATCTAAAAACTAAAAAATGCATTACGAATAATAATATAATCCATCATAATAATAAAATAGTCCATTTTTTTAGATAGTTGGATAAAGAATTTTTGCCCGAATGACATTGTTAAATCATTTGTCCCAAAAAACTTTTTTTTTAGATGAAATTTTATTTTATTGTTCTAAAATTTTACCAAAAAAATCAATTTGACAAAAGCCCCATAAAACACTGAAAATCAACAATTATTAACTTTTAAAAAACACTCTTAATTTACCATTGATTAAAATGTATTAAATAATACAAGCATTATTAACCCCCTCAACCTACAAAAATGATAAAAAACTACTCAGACAACTTTAAAGGCTTTAGCAAAGAAATATGGATTATAACTTTTATTACTTTTCTAAACCGCGCCGGAACAATGGTAATTCCATTCCTTTCCAAATACATGAAAGAAAATTTATCTTTTTCATATAATCAAATCGGATGGATAATGTTTTTCTTTGGAGTTGGCTCCATAATAGGATCCTGGCTAAGCGGCAAACTTTCAGACAAAATAGGATTTTATAAAGTAATGGTTTTCAGTTTATTTACAAGTGGAGTAATTTTTATCATCCTACAATATTTAACTTCATTCGAAAGCCTATGTGTCGGAATCTTAATTTTGACATCGGTTGCTGATATGTATCGACCAGCGATGTTATTAGCATTAGACACCTATGGAAACAAAGAAACAAGAACCCGAGCATTAACATTAACCAGAATGGCTATAAACATGGGATTTTTAATTGGCCCTGTTTTGGGGGGATTGATTATTATGAACATTGGCTATAACGGCTTATTTTGGATTGATGGCTCAACCTGTATTCTTGCTATTTTAATTTTTATTCTACTAATAAAAGAAAAGAAATTACCTTTTAAAGTCAAAAAAGTAAAAAGCGAAACCAAAGCAAATAAAGTCATTTTTGGAGACAGGCCTTTTATACTGCATTTAATCATTACAATGATAACAGGAATACTGTTTTTTCAAATGTTCACAACATTGCCTTTATACTACAAGCAACAATTTAATTTCACAGAATTTGAAACAGGTTTAATACTGAGTTTTAGCGGTTTGAT belongs to Flavobacterium gilvum and includes:
- a CDS encoding MFS transporter; the encoded protein is MIKNYSDNFKGFSKEIWIITFITFLNRAGTMVIPFLSKYMKENLSFSYNQIGWIMFFFGVGSIIGSWLSGKLSDKIGFYKVMVFSLFTSGVIFIILQYLTSFESLCVGILILTSVADMYRPAMLLALDTYGNKETRTRALTLTRMAINMGFLIGPVLGGLIIMNIGYNGLFWIDGSTCILAILIFILLIKEKKLPFKVKKVKSETKANKVIFGDRPFILHLIITMITGILFFQMFTTLPLYYKQQFNFTEFETGLILSFSGLITILFELPIVRFVEERNIDRIKVISLGILSMSISLLLLLIDNWSGVIILMICFMSIGIMLTLPFANSFAMSRVHMNLKGRYIAIFTMSYSFAHILSAKTSMAIIETFSYRANWLFMGTLGTIALILCYCLSIILKKERQNIELKIKESLFS
- a CDS encoding DUF2853 family protein is translated as MSAKDVLIVKYAADLKEKCGITADMDLLTKVTIGCGPSIYNPDSSIIAGTQQSEIATVKNNFLIKKLGLKDGPELLKGIEAVLEKYGQSNKNKYRAVVYYLLALHFGRESVFG